The Scatophagus argus isolate fScaArg1 chromosome 12, fScaArg1.pri, whole genome shotgun sequence genome includes the window GGGAATAAAACAATTCATACTGCACCATCTTGTTACCTTCAAAACTTTTTGTATTCATCACACATAGTCGATAAATTAACAGGACAAGAATTTATTTCTTGGTATACCAACAACTGGATACAGGACAAGTCAGAGCAGCATTAAAATTGACATCTGTGTTTTAAGCAAGCGCCTCAAGAGTcacaatttcacatttttaaagggAAGACGTAGATGAAGAGGCAGTCAATCAAGGGCAGAAAAGGAGGTAAGTGCTCAGAGGGAGTCTGATTTCCTGCAAGACACTGATCCTGTTTGTGCCGTGTGCTGGCGGTTTTTACACTGGACTGACATTACAGGTTTATTTGCATTGAAGCTCAGCATTTGTGCATTTCTTCACAGTCAGAATTCATATTTTTTGGATGctctttattattttgaagcAACAGAGAATAATCACAACAGTCTTCTCCTGTTGGATCTTCTTGATCATCATCAGAAGACAAAAATGTCTCCTACCAGTGATAAATCCCCCAATAAGGCaatcaaacaatcaatcaatcagtctaCAACAAAGACATAATCAGAGTCTCCACATAACTGAGGTGGCAGAGCACGGCAAAGGGGTGATGGAGTGACTCGCTGTGTTTCAACATCCAGTAAGCTTCATGAGGTAGGTTGATACGCACGTTTGGGATTTAAAGATCTCGACGAAACATTCTGGGTTTGGCtcagtttgtccttttttttccccagtttgGCTGCATGCTGTGACCACCGTCAGTCCAGGgttcagttcattttatctGCACTGGGCTCAGCAGGgcggtgtggctgcgggttgAGGTGCTCCAAACATCTCTTGCGAGGCGTAGGTGATGTAGAGGAAGCCATCAGCGTCCCTGTAGCGGGAATAAACCTCCCCCATGCTGGAGGACATGCAGGACATGCTTTTCTCCGCTACCAGGAGGAACAGAGCCTGGGTGGAGTCCAGGGAAATCTTATTCCTAACAGTAACAGAGGCGGCGAAGAGACAGTTGGAGAGGAGGATACAACAATGGCAAATCTGACAGCAGTGAGAATGAAAAGGCTAGAACGTGTGTGATTGTACAAAGCCACAAAAGCATTTACCTGAGCAGGCACAGGAACTGACCCAAGGTGAGCTCGAAGGGAACCAggaattttgttttgtccaacagGGGGAGGGTCTTTTCGCGTATGTAACGTTCAACAATcacctgaacacagacacacacacctgagctcAGCTGCTAGAGCCATCACAGGCGAAATATAAAGACATCTGGTGACTAAAGGCATTGAATTTCAAACAACTCACAGGCAGTTTGTTGGGGAATTTAGTCCGAATGCTGCACACTTCATCTTTTCTTGTTTCTAATAAGA containing:
- the map1lc3cl gene encoding microtubule-associated proteins 1A/1B light chain 3C, producing the protein MAPFEKSIEMMPFKQRKCLETRKDEVCSIRTKFPNKLPVIVERYIREKTLPLLDKTKFLVPFELTLGQFLCLLRNKISLDSTQALFLLVAEKSMSCMSSSMGEVYSRYRDADGFLYITYASQEMFGAPQPAATPPC